One genomic segment of Clostridium estertheticum subsp. estertheticum includes these proteins:
- a CDS encoding winged helix-turn-helix transcriptional regulator, with protein sequence MIYCKGKEYICLLDYAMDFIRGKWKSVLLCHLYDEPKRFLELQRITIGISQKVLNENLKELINDELVGKKIYAEIPPKVEYYLTDRGNALTKIIKEIENWSISHYSHLLK encoded by the coding sequence ATGATATACTGTAAAGGTAAAGAATATATATGTTTATTAGATTATGCAATGGATTTTATCCGAGGCAAGTGGAAGTCAGTTTTGTTATGTCATTTATATGATGAACCTAAAAGATTTTTAGAACTTCAAAGAATAACTATAGGTATAAGTCAAAAGGTATTAAATGAAAACCTTAAGGAATTAATAAATGATGAATTAGTTGGTAAGAAAATCTATGCAGAAATTCCACCCAAAGTTGAATATTACCTTACCGATAGAGGAAACGCGCTAACTAAAATTATTAAAGAAATTGAAAATTGGTCTATTAGCCATTATTCGCACTTGTTGAAGTAA